In Bosea vestrisii, the following are encoded in one genomic region:
- a CDS encoding HPr family phosphocarrier protein: protein MPAGADYGEFQIINKKGLHARATAKFVQCASQFDADITVSRCGETVGATSIMGILTLGAGIGSTITVVAKGAEAKDALRALGALVADRFGEGE from the coding sequence ATTCCGGCCGGTGCCGACTATGGCGAATTCCAGATCATCAACAAGAAGGGCCTGCACGCCCGCGCCACGGCCAAGTTCGTGCAGTGTGCCAGCCAGTTTGACGCCGACATCACCGTCAGCCGTTGTGGCGAGACTGTCGGCGCCACGTCGATCATGGGTATCCTGACGCTGGGGGCCGGTATCGGCTCGACCATTACCGTGGTCGCCAAGGGCGCGGAGGCGAAGGACGCGCTCCGAGCGCTCGGCGCGCTGGTCGCCGACAGGTTCGGCGAGGGCGAGTAG
- the ahcY gene encoding adenosylhomocysteinase, with product MSKHDYVVKDISLADYGRKEINMAQDEMPGLMAIRAEHKGKAPLKGARIAGCLHMTIQTAVLIETLTELGADVRWSSCNIFSTQDHAAAAIAASGVPVFAIKGETLEEYWEYVLRTASWGDGGTPNMILDDGGDLTMLVILGAEAEAGNAAFLDKPGNEEETIFFKLIKRELKANPGWFTKTRAAIKGVSEETTTGVHRLYDLAKAGRLPFPAINVNDSVTKSKFDNLYGCRESLVDAIRRGTDVMMSGKVALVAGYGDVGKGSAASLRQAGCRVMVTEIDPICALQAAMEGYEVVTMEDAAPRADIFVTATGNLDVITVDHMRAMKHRAIVCNIGHFDSEIQVAGLKNFKWDNVKPQVDEVEFPDGKRIILLSEGRLVNLGNATGHPSFVMSCSFSNQTLAQIELWNHHAKYENKVYTLPKHLDEKVAALHLAKVGAKLTVLNDAQAKYLGLAPTGPFKPELYRY from the coding sequence GTGTCGAAGCACGATTACGTCGTCAAGGACATCAGCCTCGCGGATTACGGCCGCAAGGAAATCAACATGGCCCAGGACGAGATGCCGGGCCTGATGGCGATCCGCGCCGAGCACAAGGGCAAGGCCCCGCTCAAGGGCGCCCGCATCGCCGGCTGTCTGCACATGACCATCCAGACCGCCGTGCTGATCGAGACGCTGACCGAGCTCGGCGCCGATGTGCGCTGGTCCTCCTGCAACATCTTCTCGACCCAGGATCACGCCGCCGCTGCGATCGCCGCGTCCGGCGTGCCGGTCTTCGCCATCAAGGGCGAGACGCTGGAAGAGTACTGGGAATACGTCCTGCGTACCGCGAGCTGGGGTGACGGCGGCACGCCGAACATGATCCTCGACGATGGCGGCGATCTCACCATGCTGGTTATCCTCGGCGCCGAGGCCGAGGCCGGCAACGCCGCCTTCCTCGACAAGCCGGGCAATGAGGAAGAGACGATCTTCTTCAAGCTGATCAAGCGCGAGCTCAAGGCCAATCCGGGTTGGTTCACCAAGACCCGCGCCGCGATCAAGGGCGTCTCCGAGGAGACCACCACCGGCGTGCATCGCCTCTACGATCTCGCCAAGGCCGGCCGCCTGCCCTTCCCGGCGATCAACGTCAACGACTCCGTCACCAAGTCGAAGTTCGACAACCTCTATGGCTGCCGTGAGTCGCTGGTCGACGCCATCCGCCGCGGCACCGACGTGATGATGTCGGGCAAGGTCGCGCTCGTCGCCGGCTATGGCGACGTCGGCAAGGGCTCGGCCGCCTCGCTGCGCCAGGCCGGCTGCCGCGTCATGGTCACCGAAATCGACCCGATCTGCGCGCTGCAGGCGGCGATGGAGGGTTATGAGGTCGTCACCATGGAGGACGCCGCTCCGCGCGCCGACATCTTCGTGACCGCCACCGGCAATCTCGACGTCATCACCGTCGACCATATGCGCGCGATGAAGCACCGCGCCATCGTCTGCAATATCGGCCATTTCGACTCGGAGATTCAGGTCGCCGGCCTGAAGAACTTCAAGTGGGACAACGTCAAGCCGCAGGTCGACGAGGTCGAGTTCCCCGACGGCAAGCGTATCATCCTGCTCTCGGAAGGCCGTCTGGTGAACCTCGGCAACGCCACCGGCCACCCGTCCTTCGTGATGTCCTGCTCGTTCTCGAACCAGACGCTGGCCCAGATCGAGCTCTGGAACCACCACGCCAAGTACGAGAACAAGGTCTACACGCTGCCGAAGCATCTCGACGAGAAGGTCGCGGCGCTGCATCTCGCCAAGGTCGGCGCCAAGCTCACCGTGTTGAACGATGCGCAGGCGAAGTATCTCGGCCTGGCGCCGACCGGCCCGTTCAAGCCGGAACTCTATCGCTACTGA